A single window of Nicotiana tomentosiformis chromosome 1, ASM39032v3, whole genome shotgun sequence DNA harbors:
- the LOC104113084 gene encoding zerumbone synthase-like isoform X2, producing MLKRIASRKLEGKVALITGAASGIGKETAAKFISNGAKVIITDIRRQLGEETASELGPNATFVVCDVSKESDISNAVDFAVSSHGQLDIMYNNAGIACSTPPSIMDLDLGAFNRVMAINVGGVVAGIKHAARVMIPRQTGSILCTASVTGVMGGLAPFTYSTSKSCIIGIMRSVTPELCKNGIRINCISPFAIPTPLTVDEMKLFFPEVEAQQLAKMVNNASELKGAYCEPIDVANAALYLASDDAKYVSGQNLVVDGGFTTFKSFNFSMPDQ from the exons ATGTTGAAGAGGATAGCTTCGAG GAAACTAGAAGGCAAAGTGGCGCTGATCACAGGGGCAGCAAGTGGCATCGGCAAAGAAACCGCCGCTAAATTCATCAGCAACGGTGCCAAGGTCATAATCACAGATATACGCAGGCAGCTCGGCGAAGAAACAGCCTCCGAGCTCGGACCAAACGCCACCTTTGTGGTCTGTGATGTATCCAAAGAATCCGACATCTCCAACGCCGTGGATTTCGCCGTCTCTAGCCACGGACAGCTCGACATAATGTACAACAATGCAG GCATTGCATGTAGTACTCCACCAAGCATCATGGACCTTGACCTCGGTGCATTCAACCGCGTCATGGCTATTAACGTAGGAGGTGTGGTGGCAGGAATCAAGCACGCCGCTCGGGTGATGATTCCGCGACAAACCGGTTCCATTTTGTGCACAGCTAGCGTTACTGGTGTAATGGGAGGTCTAGCGCCATTCACATATTCGACATCCAAATCCTGCATAATCGGAATTATGAGATCTGTAACACCGGAGCTATGCAAGAACGGAATCAGAATCAATTGCATATCGCCCTTTGCAATTCCAACACCATTAACAGTTGATGAAATGAAACTGTTTTTCCCGGAAGTGGAGGCTCAGCAACTTGCTAAAATGGTAAATAATGCAAGTGAGTTAAAAGGGGCCTACTGTGAGCCCATTGATGTGGCCAATGCTGCTCTATATTTAGCTAGTGATGATGCCAAGTATGTTAGTGGCCAAAACCTAGTGGTAGATGGAGGTTTCACTACGTTTAAAAGTTTTAATTTTTCCATGCCTGATCAATAG
- the LOC104113084 gene encoding zerumbone synthase-like isoform X1, giving the protein MLKRIASRSMITSTSLLLQTFNKEFSTHTERKLEGKVALITGAASGIGKETAAKFISNGAKVIITDIRRQLGEETASELGPNATFVVCDVSKESDISNAVDFAVSSHGQLDIMYNNAGIACSTPPSIMDLDLGAFNRVMAINVGGVVAGIKHAARVMIPRQTGSILCTASVTGVMGGLAPFTYSTSKSCIIGIMRSVTPELCKNGIRINCISPFAIPTPLTVDEMKLFFPEVEAQQLAKMVNNASELKGAYCEPIDVANAALYLASDDAKYVSGQNLVVDGGFTTFKSFNFSMPDQ; this is encoded by the exons ATGTTGAAGAGGATAGCTTCGAG GAGCATGATCACCTCCACATCCTTGCTACTCCAAACCTTCAATAAGGAGTTTTCTACTCACACAGAAAG GAAACTAGAAGGCAAAGTGGCGCTGATCACAGGGGCAGCAAGTGGCATCGGCAAAGAAACCGCCGCTAAATTCATCAGCAACGGTGCCAAGGTCATAATCACAGATATACGCAGGCAGCTCGGCGAAGAAACAGCCTCCGAGCTCGGACCAAACGCCACCTTTGTGGTCTGTGATGTATCCAAAGAATCCGACATCTCCAACGCCGTGGATTTCGCCGTCTCTAGCCACGGACAGCTCGACATAATGTACAACAATGCAG GCATTGCATGTAGTACTCCACCAAGCATCATGGACCTTGACCTCGGTGCATTCAACCGCGTCATGGCTATTAACGTAGGAGGTGTGGTGGCAGGAATCAAGCACGCCGCTCGGGTGATGATTCCGCGACAAACCGGTTCCATTTTGTGCACAGCTAGCGTTACTGGTGTAATGGGAGGTCTAGCGCCATTCACATATTCGACATCCAAATCCTGCATAATCGGAATTATGAGATCTGTAACACCGGAGCTATGCAAGAACGGAATCAGAATCAATTGCATATCGCCCTTTGCAATTCCAACACCATTAACAGTTGATGAAATGAAACTGTTTTTCCCGGAAGTGGAGGCTCAGCAACTTGCTAAAATGGTAAATAATGCAAGTGAGTTAAAAGGGGCCTACTGTGAGCCCATTGATGTGGCCAATGCTGCTCTATATTTAGCTAGTGATGATGCCAAGTATGTTAGTGGCCAAAACCTAGTGGTAGATGGAGGTTTCACTACGTTTAAAAGTTTTAATTTTTCCATGCCTGATCAATAG
- the LOC138907428 gene encoding uncharacterized protein, with translation MRADHRFVNRESGSSSSRFSKDRGERNKDANTNVRIRDYNFNGTYTAREPRMQQYLEKARELVRQFQSWKIVQIPREENTKADTLANLTSVSEVTSEENAIYGIVPEGKKESQVLRRKAARYCLIRDNLYRKIFGSPLARCLGPNQTEYVMREVHEGHCGNHAGGRSLVKTLIRAGYYLPKMEEDAENFVAKCDKCQRYANNKHRPAELLHTVISLWPFMKWGMDIVGPLP, from the exons atgcGGGCTGACCACAGGTTCGTAAATAGAGAATCAGGTTCGTCATCGTCAAGATTCAGCAAAGATCGAGGTGAACGCAACAAAGATGCTAATACAAATGTAAGGATTAGGGACTACAATTTTAAC GGGACTTACACTGCTAGAGAGCCACGAATGCAACAATACTTGGAAAAGGCACGAGAACTGGTCAGGCAATTCCAATCATGGAAGATCGTGCAAATACCCAGGGAAGAAAACACAAAAGCAGACACGTTGGCTAACCTTACTTCAGTTTCAGAAGTAACGAGTGAGGAAAATGCCATT TACGGGATCGTACCTGAAGGAAAGAAAGAATCTCAAGTGCTTCGACGAAAAGCTGCTCGTTACTGCCTAATTCGAGATAATTTATATCGAAAAATATTTGGCAGTCCATTAGCAAGGTGCCTTGGACCCAATCAAACGGAGTACGTGATGAGGGAAGTACATGAAGGACATTGCGGAAATCACGCAGGTGGAAGATCTTTAGTTAAAACACTAATCAGGGCAGGATACTACTTGCCTAAGATGGAAGAAGATGCGGAAAATTTTGTAGCCAAgtgtgataagtgtcaacgatATGCCAACAATAAGCATCGACCTGCAGAGTTATTACATACAGTTATTTCCctatggccatttatgaaatggggaatggatatagtaGGGCCTTTACCATaa